The following are encoded together in the Buteo buteo chromosome 24, bButBut1.hap1.1, whole genome shotgun sequence genome:
- the DOK3 gene encoding docking protein 3 — protein MDTSCSPASAPHPTHQKGEVAERRKSAPCSCFSCSRHIFAAAGNPSPQSLRWPMERPVKDGILYVQHCKFGKRSWRKMRAQLFAASPSGVARMEKFDVRDDGTALEKTSLRRCTRRVIRLSDCVSVGPAGTESCPKATAAFYLNTTEKSYVLAAEQRDEWITQLCQLAFQGAKETAQSSVRTQPSPTVPMEENCLYSSWQDLTEFPVLVVQTDAATRCGLHGHYLLSALPQSLTLKDPQSRQPLLTWPYPFLRKFGQDQAVFSFEAGRRSDSGEGTFTFSTPRAPELCRAVAAAIASQQQGKDNPDLRLFCALDPQLSAQGLEPQPWGPGAEEPQPSPPLGGSQPASHPPTNLLRFPPPEPEATGPIVYASIARGQQPLFMPGRPGPAESWATGKPPPEHLYENIFAAEPGPAGAEEEEEEEEGRWELGCRQAPEGHSSEAGPLYDNRAALAQLPRGSPQPPEQGWGRGGQEALPGRSGHKPQSNLRAKLVRLLSRETPGPRDWA, from the exons ATGGACACCTCCTGTAGCCCAGCCTCTGCCCCTCATCCCACACACCAAAAAGGGGAAGTTGCTGAGAGAAGGAAGTCTGCCCCATGCAGTTGCTTCAGCTGCAGCCGTCACATTTTTGCCGCTGCTGGTAACCCGAGTCCCCAGTCCTTGCGCTGGCCCATGGAGAGACCGGTGAAGGATGGGATCCTCTATGTGCAGCACTGCAAATTTGGAAAG AGGTCCTGGAGGAAGATGCGAGCCCAGCTCTTCGCTGCCAGCCCCTCTGGTGTGGCCCGCATGGAGAAGTTTGACGTGCGGGATGACGGCACAGCGCTGGAGAAGACCTCCCTGCGGCGGTGCACCCGCCGGGTGATCCGCCTCTCGGACTGCGTCTCTGTGGGCCCGGCGGGCACCGAGAGCTGCCCCAAAGCCACTGCCGCCTTCTACCTCAACACCACAGAGAAGAGCTATGTGCTGGCAGCTGAGCAGCGTGATGAGTGGAtcacccagctctgccagctggcCTTCCAG GGTGCAAAAGAAACAGCGCAGAGCAGTGTGAggacccagcccagccccactgtCCCCATGGAGGAGAACTGCCTCTATTCCTCCTGGCAGGACC TGACCGAATTCCCGGTGCTGGTGGTCCAGACGGACGCGGCCACCCGCTGTGGCCTGCATGGGCACTACCTGCTCTCAGCCCTTCCCCAGAGCCTGACGCTGAAGGACCCACAGTCCCGCCAGCCCCTGCTCACCTGGCCCTACCCCTTTCTCCGCAAGTTTGGCCAGGATCAG GCTGTCTTCTCCTTTGAAGCTGGCCGTCGCAGTGACTCCGGCGAGGGCACCTTCACCTTCAGCACCCCACGGGCCCCCGAGCTCTGCCGGGCCGTGGCCGCCGCCAttgccagccagcagcagggcaaggACAACCCGGACCTCCGCCTCTTCTGTGCCCTGGACCCCCAGCTCTCTGCACAGGGCCTTGAGCCCCAACCTTGGGGCCCTGGGGCTGAGgaaccccagcccagcccacccCTGGGGGGGTCACAGCCTGCCTCCCACCCTCCCACCAACCTCCTCCGCTTCCCCCCACCAGAGCCAGAGGCCACAGGCCCCATCGTCTACGCCTCCATCGCCCGGGGCCAGCAGCCGCTCTTCAtgccggggcggccgggccccgcTGAGTCCTGGGCCACGGGGAAGCCACCCCCTGAGCATCTCTATGAGAACATCTTCGCCGCAGAGCCGGGTccagctggggcagaggaggaggaggaggaggaagaagggcgGTGGGAGCTAGGGTGCCGCCAGGCCCCCGAGGGCCACAGCAGCGAGGCAGGCCCGCTCTATGACAACCGTGCCGCCCTAGCCCAGCTCCCACGGGGTAGCCCCCAACCccctgagcagggctggggccgtGGGGGGCAGGAGGCGCTGCCGGGGCGTTCCGGGCACAAACCCCAGAGCAACCTCCGGGCCAAGCTGGTGCGGCTGCTCAGCCGGGAGACCCCCGGCCCGCGGGACTGGGCCTGA
- the PDLIM7 gene encoding PDZ and LIM domain protein 7 encodes MGDMESYKVMLNGPAPWGFRLQGGKDFSMPLSISRLTPGGKAAQAGVGVGDWVLYIDGESTSSMTHIEAQNRIRACGDRLCLTLSRAQNHLGKPQKVLSLDKQPPQPLEPPSTPMCDPVKLRLIEDAEDWQPHTGTSQSRSFRKLARLMGTDSMEDREDELVKKPRDARGSGWGTGEQWQPPQPLEPPSTPVCDPGKLRLMEDAEEWQPHTGTSQSRSFRKLARLMGTDGMEDREDELVKKPRDARGSGWGTGEQRQPPQPLEPPSTPVCDPVKLQLIEDAEDWQPRTGTSQSRSFCKLARLMGTDSMEDREDELVKKPRQPPQLLEPPSTPERNPGKLRLMEDAEDWQPHTSTSQSRSFRKLARLMGTDGMEDHDDVFVKKPSQVSVLDPSPGAAMKTEPGLGPRTPAATPGPASRPPWAVDPSFAERYAPDKTSTVVSKHSQPATPTPMQNRSSIVQAAQQVPEGPGRTPLCYKCNKVIRGRYLVALGHYYHPEEFTCCQCRKVLDEGGFFEEKGSIFCPKCYDTRYAPSCAKCKKKITGEVMHALKMTWHVQCFTCAACKTPIRNRAFYMEEGQPYCERDYEKMFGTKCRGCDFKIDAGDRFLEALGFSWHDTCFVCAICQTNLEGKTFYSKKDKPLCKSHAFSHV; translated from the exons ATGGGTGACATGGAGTCCTACAAGGTGATGCTGAACGGGCCGGCGCCCTGGGGCTTCAGGCTGCAGGGCGGGAAGGATTTCAGCATGCCGCTCTCCATCTCCAGG CTGACGCCGGGCGGGAAGGCGGCCCAGGCCGGTGTGGGAGTGGGCGACTGGGTGCTGTACATCGACGGGGAGAGCACCAGCTCCATGACGCACATCGAGGCCCAGAACAGGATCCGTGCCTGTGGGGACAGGCTCTGCCTCACCCTGAGCAG AGCCCAGAACCACCTGGGGAAGCCGCAGAAG GTGCTGAGCCTTGACAA GCAGCCCCCGCAGCCGCTggagccccccagcacccccatgTGCGACCCTGTGAAGTTGCGGCTGATAGAGGACGCTGAGGACTGGCAGCCCCATACCGGGACCTCCCAGTCCCGTTCCTTCCGCAAACTGGCCCGGCTGATGGGCACAGACAGCA TGGAGGATCGTGAGGATGAGCTTGTTAAAAAGCCCAG GGATGCCCGCGGGTCTGGCTGGGGCACGGGGGAGCAGTG GCAGCCCCCGCAGCCGCTggagccccccagcacccccgtGTGCGATCCCGGAAAGTTGCGGCTGATGGAGGATGCTGAGGAGTGGCAGCCCCACACCGGGACCTCCCAGTCCCGTTCCTTCCGCAAACTGGCCCGGCTGATGGGCACAGATGGCA TGGAGGATCGTGAGGATGAGCTTGTTAAAAAGCCCAG GGATGCCCGTGGGTCTGGCTGGGGCACAGGGGAGCAGCG GCAGCCCCCGCAGCCACTGGAGCCCCCCAGTACCCCTGTGTGCGACCCTGTGAAGTTGCAGCTGATAGAGGATGCTGAGGACTGGCAGCCCCGCACTGGGACCTCCCAGTCCCGTTCCTTCTGCAAACTGGCCCGGCTGATGGGCACAGACAGCA TGGAGGATCGTGAGGATGAGCTTGTTAAAAAGCCCAG GCAGCCCCCGCAGCTGCTggagccccccagcacccccgaGCGCAATCCCGGAAAGTTGCGGCTTATGGAGGATGCTGAGGACTGGCAGCCCCACACCAGCACCTCCCAGTCCCGCTCCTTCCGCAAACTGGCCCGGCTGATGGGCACAGATGGCA TGGAGGATCATGATGATGTGTTTGTTAAAAAGCCCAG CCAGGTCTCCGTGCTGGACCCATCCCCGGGAGCAGCAATGAAGACTGAGCCAGGACTGG gcCCCAGGACCCCCGCCGCCACCCCTGGCCCTGCCAGTCGCCCACCCTGGGCTGTGGACCCCTCGTTCGCCGAGCGCTATGCCCCAGACAAGACGAGCACGGTGGTGAGCAAGCACAGCCAGCCGGCCACGCCGACCCCCATGCAGAACCGCAGCTCCATCGTGCAGGCGGCCCAGCAAGTCCCCGAAGGGCCCGGCCGCACACCCCTCTGCTACAAGTGCAACAAGGTCATCAG gggACGCTACCTGGTGGCGCTGGGACATTATTACCACCCCGAGGAGTTCACCTGCTGCCAGTGCAGGAAGGTGCTGGATGAGGGTGGCTTCTTTGAGGAGAAAGGCTCCATCTTCTGCCCCAAGTGCTACGACACGCGCTACGCACCCAGCTGCGCCAAGTGCAAGAAGAAGATCACTGGG GAGGTCATGCACGCACTGAAGATGACCTGGCACGTGCAGTGCTTCACGTGCGCCGCCTGCAAAACTCCCATCCGTAACCGTGCCTTCTACATGGAGGAGGGACAGCCCTACTGCGAGAGAG ACTACGAGAAGATGTTTGGCACCAAGTGCCGCGGCTGTGACTTCAAGATCGATGCTGGGGACCGGTTCCTGGAGGCGCTGGGGTTCAGCTGGCACGACACTTGCTTCGTCTGTGCG ATCTGCCAGACCAACCTGGAAGGGAAGACGTTCTACTCCAAGAAGGACAAGCCGCTCTGCAAGAGCCATGCTTTCTCCCACGTGTGA